Below is a window of Longimicrobium sp. DNA.
GGTGCCGCCCTTGCGGAACGAGTCCGCGAAGGCGGACTTTGTGTTGTTCCAGCGGCGAATACATGCGCTCCTGGCGAGCCATCGAAAACTAGAGAGACGGTCGAAGATACATGACGATGCCAACGTTCCACGCCACCACCATCCTCGCGGTAAGACGCGACGGCAAGGTCGCGCTGGGGGGAGACGGGCAGGTGACGACCGGCGACGTGGTCGCCAAGTCAGCCGCCGTGAAGGTGAGGAAGCTGCGCGACGGCAAGATCCTGGCGGGCTTCGCGGGCTCCGTGGCCGACGCGTTCACCCTCTTCGAGAAGTTCGAGGAGAAGCTGGAGCGCTACCCCGGCAACCTCAGCCGCGCGGCGGTGGAGCTGGCCAAGGACTGGCGCTCCGACCGCTACCTGCGCCGCCTGGAGGCGCTGCTGGCCGTCGCCGACCGCGAGCACCTGTACATGCTCAGCGGCAACGGCGACGTGATCGAGCCCGACGACGACGTGGTCGCCATCGGCTCGGGCGGGTCGTACGCGCTGGCCGCGGCCCGCGCGCTCAAGGACCACTCCGACCTCCCCGCGGCCGAGATCGTGCGGCGCGCGCTGGAGATCGCGGGAGACATCTGCATCTACACGAACCGCAACATCACGGTTCTGGAGCTGGACTGACGTGGCGACGCAAGAGACCGAGGCACCGCGCGAAGACGCGGCCGAGCCCCAGCCCTGGCTGGACGAGCTGACCCCGCGCGGCATCGTGGCCGAGCTGGACAAGTACATCGTGGGCCAGGGCGAGGCGAAGAAGGCCGTCGCCATCGCCCTGCGCAACCGCTGGCGCCGCCAGCGCGTGGACGAGGAGCTCCGCGAGGAGATCGTCCCCAACAACATCATCATGATCGGCCCCACCGGCGTGGGGAAGACGGAGATCGCGCGGCGGCTGGCTCGGCTCGCGGGCGCGCCCTTCATCAAGGTGGAGGCGAGCAAGTTCACCGAGGTCGGCTACGTGGGGCGCGACGTGGAGTCGATGGTCCGCGACCTGGTGGACGTCGCCATCAACATGGTGCGCACCGACCGCGAGGACGACGTCCAGGAGCTGGCCGAGAGCCGCGTCGAAGACCGCCTCCTCGACCTCCTCATCCCGCCCCTTCCGGAGGGCGGCGCGCCCCCACCCGAGCCGACGGAGGCCGAAAAGGCGCGCGTGTTCGTGGCCGGCCCCGGTGGCGTCGCGGCCGAGGAAGACCGCGTGAAGGAGCGCCGCGAGCGCACCCGCGACAAGTTCCGCCAGCTCCTCAAGGACGGGAAGCTGGAGGACCGCCAGGTGGAGGTGGAGGTGACGCAGAGCCTCCCCCTGGAGAACATGCTCGTCCCCATGGGCGGCATGGACGGCGGGATGGACAACAACCTGATGGACATGCTGCAGGACGTCCTCCCCAAGAAGACGAAGCGCCGCAGCGTGACCGTGGCCGAGGCGCGCCGCATCCTCCTGCAGGACGAGCTGGACAAGCTGGTCAACATGGACGAGGTGATCAACGAGGCCCTCGACCGCGTCGAGGAGATGGGGATCATCTTCCTGGACGAGATCGACAAGATCGCGACCGACCGCGGCGGCGCGCCGGGCCCGGACGTCTCGCGCGAGGGCGTGCAGCGCGACCTCCTCCCGGTGGTCGAGGGCTCCACCGTGCAGACCAAGTACGGGATGGTGAGGACGGACCACATCCTCTTCATCGCGGCGGGCGCCTTCCACGTTTCCAAGCCGTCGGACCTGATCCCCGAGCTCCAGGGCCGCTTCCCGATCCGCGTGGAGCTGAAGGCGCTGACGGAGGAGGACTTCATCCGCATCCTCCAGGAGCCCAAGAACGCGCTCCTCACCCAGTACCGCGCCCTGGTGGCCGCGGACGGCGCGACCCTCGAGTTCAGCGACGAGGGCGTGCGCGAGATCGCCCGCATCGCCGCGCAGGTGAACGACCGCATGGAGAACATCGGCGCGCGCCGCCTCCACACCGTGCTCACGACGCTCTTGGAGGACATCCTCTTCGAGCTCCCCGAGCGCGATCAGAAGACGATCCACATCGACGGCGACACCGTGCGTGGGCGTTTGAAGGCGATCGTAGAGGACGAGGATCTGCGCAAGTACATTCTGTAACAGCGGGGCTCACGCGGAGGCGCGGAGGCGCGGGGAGAGATCTCCGCGCCTCGTTGCGTTCGGTGTCCGGCGCGGGCGGTGGGGCGGGGGAGGGCACGGGCAGCCACGTGGGGCAGCCCCTACAAAGACCTGGACCAACTGCGGGGATGGAGGCAGGGCAGAGGAGGGCAGACACGCAGGTCCGCCCCTACGATTTTCGGGTCCGGGACGCGGGTACGGAGCAGAGGCGGGCACGGG
It encodes the following:
- the hslV gene encoding ATP-dependent protease subunit HslV, whose amino-acid sequence is MPTFHATTILAVRRDGKVALGGDGQVTTGDVVAKSAAVKVRKLRDGKILAGFAGSVADAFTLFEKFEEKLERYPGNLSRAAVELAKDWRSDRYLRRLEALLAVADREHLYMLSGNGDVIEPDDDVVAIGSGGSYALAAARALKDHSDLPAAEIVRRALEIAGDICIYTNRNITVLELD
- the hslU gene encoding ATP-dependent protease ATPase subunit HslU: MATQETEAPREDAAEPQPWLDELTPRGIVAELDKYIVGQGEAKKAVAIALRNRWRRQRVDEELREEIVPNNIIMIGPTGVGKTEIARRLARLAGAPFIKVEASKFTEVGYVGRDVESMVRDLVDVAINMVRTDREDDVQELAESRVEDRLLDLLIPPLPEGGAPPPEPTEAEKARVFVAGPGGVAAEEDRVKERRERTRDKFRQLLKDGKLEDRQVEVEVTQSLPLENMLVPMGGMDGGMDNNLMDMLQDVLPKKTKRRSVTVAEARRILLQDELDKLVNMDEVINEALDRVEEMGIIFLDEIDKIATDRGGAPGPDVSREGVQRDLLPVVEGSTVQTKYGMVRTDHILFIAAGAFHVSKPSDLIPELQGRFPIRVELKALTEEDFIRILQEPKNALLTQYRALVAADGATLEFSDEGVREIARIAAQVNDRMENIGARRLHTVLTTLLEDILFELPERDQKTIHIDGDTVRGRLKAIVEDEDLRKYIL